One window of Curtobacterium sp. 458 genomic DNA carries:
- a CDS encoding GAF domain-containing serine/threonine-protein kinase, translating to MTHDDAAPLLDGRYRVERAIGQGGMSVVYQATDEVLRRPVAVKVFHSGSVDIARQDAELGVLASLEHHNLVGLLDAGVLTNADGAQQRFLVMSLVVGQDLEARLKVGPLAVRHIAEVGFDMAEALHYIHAHGVVHRDIKPSNILLVDYGHDADRARARLTDFGIAIAEGAERLTADGVTTGTAAYLSPEQARGGEVGPASDVYSLGLVLLQCFTRRREFPGSVVESAIARLSRDPVVPEPLPEHWKSALRAMTAQDPADRPLGSELVAMLRDVVIADTSAPDVVVDPDSLEAPTAPVTQVPAAAAPVQGTQVPPAGGSAPDPVAPSGAHAAPAPAGTADRPATLDELPEEALHRTTAMAARLFDAPIALVEVLDEDREWSQSWIAEGVDPSARKISFRNGFAPVPEPVVIPDGATHPEMRESPLVTGPLGIRFFVSVPLVKHDGTTIGTLAVLDAKPREATEGDLANLRDLAALAVAQLELRQESLRTTSDALPLDRPR from the coding sequence ATGACGCACGACGACGCAGCGCCGCTCCTCGACGGCCGGTACCGGGTCGAACGGGCGATCGGCCAGGGCGGCATGTCCGTCGTCTACCAGGCCACCGACGAAGTGCTCCGCCGACCGGTCGCCGTCAAGGTGTTCCACTCCGGTTCGGTCGACATCGCCCGACAGGACGCCGAACTCGGGGTGCTGGCCTCGCTCGAGCACCACAACCTCGTCGGCCTCCTCGACGCCGGTGTCCTCACCAACGCCGACGGTGCGCAGCAGCGCTTCCTCGTCATGTCGCTCGTCGTCGGACAGGACCTCGAGGCGCGGCTGAAGGTCGGCCCGCTCGCCGTCCGGCACATCGCCGAGGTCGGGTTCGACATGGCCGAGGCGCTGCACTACATCCACGCGCACGGGGTCGTGCACCGCGACATCAAGCCCTCGAACATCCTGCTCGTCGACTACGGACACGACGCCGACCGGGCCCGCGCCCGGCTCACCGACTTCGGGATCGCGATCGCGGAGGGCGCCGAACGACTCACCGCCGACGGCGTCACGACCGGCACCGCCGCTTACCTCAGCCCCGAGCAGGCCCGCGGCGGCGAGGTCGGACCCGCGAGTGACGTCTACTCGCTCGGCCTCGTCCTGCTCCAGTGCTTCACCCGCCGCCGGGAGTTCCCCGGCTCCGTCGTCGAGTCGGCGATCGCACGGCTCTCCCGCGACCCGGTCGTGCCCGAGCCGCTCCCCGAGCACTGGAAGTCCGCGCTGCGCGCGATGACGGCGCAGGACCCGGCCGACCGGCCGCTCGGGTCCGAGCTCGTGGCGATGCTCCGCGACGTCGTCATCGCGGACACCTCCGCGCCCGACGTGGTGGTCGACCCGGACAGCCTGGAGGCACCCACCGCCCCCGTCACGCAGGTCCCGGCGGCCGCCGCGCCGGTCCAGGGCACCCAGGTCCCGCCCGCCGGTGGCTCCGCTCCGGACCCCGTCGCGCCGTCCGGCGCGCACGCTGCGCCCGCGCCGGCGGGCACGGCCGACCGGCCCGCGACGCTCGACGAACTCCCCGAGGAGGCCCTGCACCGCACCACCGCCATGGCGGCTCGCCTCTTCGACGCACCCATCGCCCTGGTCGAGGTGCTCGACGAGGACCGCGAGTGGTCCCAGTCGTGGATCGCCGAGGGTGTCGACCCGTCGGCGCGCAAGATCAGCTTCCGCAACGGGTTCGCGCCGGTCCCCGAACCCGTCGTCATCCCCGACGGCGCCACCCACCCGGAGATGCGGGAGAGCCCGCTCGTGACCGGCCCCCTCGGCATCCGGTTCTTCGTGAGCGTCCCCCTCGTGAAGCACGACGGCACGACGATCGGCACGCTCGCGGTGCTCGACGCGAAACCCCGCGAGGCCACCGAGGGTGACCTTGCGAACCTGCGCGACCTCGCGGCGCTCGCCGTGGCGCAGCTCGAGCTCCGCCAGGAGTCCCTGCGGACGACGAGCGACGCCCTGCCCCTCGACCGCCCCCGCTGA
- a CDS encoding dihydrofolate reductase family protein: MPARFVYWMNVSVDGFIERAPGEHSGPDGPEWVSIDEELHREFNRRAAAMTLSVEGRVVRDMMDPYWPDARFDESLLPIEREYGEIYVAQPKVLVSRTRTTADHNTRVIGSDGRAIEALARIRQETEGDVGVGGADLASQLLDAGLIDELLLFTHPAVLGGGRPLFDPPRAGERAPVRLGLLEEQRFSSGVVLRRWDVLRSR, from the coding sequence ATGCCCGCACGGTTCGTGTACTGGATGAACGTGTCCGTGGACGGCTTCATCGAGCGCGCGCCCGGGGAGCACAGCGGCCCGGACGGCCCCGAGTGGGTCAGTATCGACGAGGAGCTGCACCGCGAGTTCAACCGGCGCGCTGCGGCGATGACGCTCTCCGTCGAGGGCCGCGTCGTGCGGGACATGATGGACCCGTACTGGCCGGACGCCCGCTTCGACGAGTCCCTCCTCCCCATCGAGCGCGAGTACGGCGAGATCTACGTCGCGCAGCCGAAGGTCCTCGTCTCGCGGACCCGGACGACCGCCGATCACAACACCCGCGTGATCGGGTCCGACGGCCGGGCGATCGAGGCCCTCGCGCGGATCCGGCAGGAGACCGAGGGCGACGTCGGGGTCGGTGGGGCGGACCTCGCGTCGCAGTTGCTCGACGCGGGGCTCATCGACGAGTTGCTGCTGTTCACGCACCCCGCGGTGCTCGGCGGCGGTCGGCCGTTGTTCGACCCGCCGCGGGCGGGTGAGCGGGCTCCGGTGCGGCTCGGGCTGCTCGAGGAACAGCGCTTCTCGTCGGGCGTGGTGTTGCGACGGTGGGATGTCCTGCGGTCTCGGTGA
- a CDS encoding helix-turn-helix domain-containing protein — protein MLDVETVEAAYWSHRGPAPVMLSSHRHDDLEINLVLDGRLDYRFGGTDVSVHAGEVALFWGWTPHQLVGEGPGAGAGSGDFLWAHIPLGDVLAWGLPDHDLGAMLLNRPVLVPAIAAGRDVESMFRSWQRDFADDGAELIAGLEAQAFVRRLLRHHRDTIDLRPDGGHGPAGMDRVIDMVRFVVDRFREPIGVADVAAAAHLHPNHAMTVFRQDVGSTIVEYLTRCRVAEAQRLLATTSMTTAEVAHAAGFGSQSSFYAHFTRARGCAPGEYRARVR, from the coding sequence GTGCTCGACGTCGAGACGGTGGAAGCGGCCTACTGGAGCCATCGCGGCCCGGCGCCCGTCATGCTGTCCTCCCACCGGCACGACGACCTCGAGATCAACCTCGTGCTCGACGGGCGACTCGACTACCGCTTCGGCGGCACCGACGTGTCCGTCCACGCAGGGGAGGTCGCGCTCTTCTGGGGCTGGACGCCGCACCAGCTCGTCGGCGAGGGGCCGGGTGCCGGAGCGGGATCAGGGGACTTCCTGTGGGCGCACATCCCGCTCGGGGACGTGCTGGCGTGGGGGTTGCCCGACCACGACCTCGGCGCGATGCTCCTCAACCGGCCGGTGCTCGTCCCGGCGATCGCCGCCGGACGCGACGTCGAGTCGATGTTCCGGTCGTGGCAGCGTGACTTCGCCGACGACGGGGCCGAGCTGATCGCCGGCCTCGAGGCGCAGGCGTTCGTCCGTCGACTGCTCCGGCACCACCGGGACACGATCGACCTCCGGCCGGACGGCGGGCACGGGCCGGCCGGCATGGACCGGGTGATCGACATGGTCCGGTTCGTGGTCGACCGGTTCCGAGAGCCCATCGGGGTCGCCGACGTCGCCGCGGCGGCGCACCTCCACCCGAACCACGCGATGACGGTGTTCCGGCAGGACGTCGGGTCGACGATCGTCGAGTACCTCACCCGGTGCCGGGTGGCCGAGGCACAGCGGTTGCTCGCGACCACGTCGATGACGACGGCCGAGGTCGCGCACGCTGCCGGGTTCGGGTCGCAGTCGAGCTTCTACGCGCACTTCACCCGTGCGCGGGGGTGTGCGCCGGGGGAGTACCGGGCCCGGGTGCGGTGA
- the melA gene encoding alpha-galactosidase — MTKITIIGAGGFVFPFRLIGDLVSFPALQDATLHLMDLDAGRVARTANAARELVAHHGLGVEVLETTDRREALADADVVIITFQVGGVESYRWDVEIPRKYGIDQAVGDTVGPGGVFRFLRSVRAYEDIARDALELCPDAQFINYANPMAMATAFLNAKGLRTVGLCHSVQGTTRMLARTLDVPYDEIEYVCAGINHQAWILEFKRRSGEDLYPRLREVMTAKHQRGVAAADLHDDDGDHSEAAAAASNYEGGNEQVRTQLMRSFGYFETESSHHASEYVPYFRKDPETVLEYIPERWDYFEICLAHDEQGDVDQQLEKLKADLSPSVEYGASIVNAIVTGVPAVVYGNVPNNTGVISNLPAEACVEVACLADGNGVTPTSFGELPPQLAALNRTNTNVQTLAVRAALTGDVEHVHHAVALDPLTAAHLTLDRIAEMTDELLHAHAALLPESLRPADAVAAPQETTGLEARPTPV; from the coding sequence ATGACCAAGATCACCATCATCGGCGCCGGCGGCTTCGTCTTCCCCTTCCGCCTCATCGGCGACCTCGTCAGCTTCCCCGCCCTGCAGGACGCGACCCTGCACCTCATGGACCTCGACGCGGGCAGGGTTGCCCGCACCGCGAACGCCGCCCGTGAGCTGGTCGCACACCACGGCCTCGGCGTCGAGGTCCTGGAGACCACCGACCGTCGTGAGGCGTTGGCCGACGCCGACGTCGTGATCATCACGTTCCAGGTCGGCGGCGTCGAGTCCTACCGGTGGGACGTCGAGATCCCGCGGAAGTACGGCATCGACCAGGCGGTCGGCGACACCGTCGGACCCGGTGGGGTGTTCCGGTTCCTGCGGTCGGTGCGGGCCTACGAGGACATCGCACGCGATGCGCTGGAACTCTGCCCGGACGCGCAGTTCATCAACTACGCGAACCCGATGGCCATGGCCACGGCCTTCCTCAACGCCAAGGGGCTGCGGACGGTGGGTCTGTGCCACAGCGTGCAGGGCACGACACGGATGCTCGCCCGCACCCTCGACGTCCCCTACGACGAGATCGAGTACGTCTGCGCCGGCATCAACCACCAGGCGTGGATCCTCGAGTTCAAGCGACGCAGCGGTGAGGACCTGTACCCGCGGCTCCGCGAGGTCATGACCGCGAAGCACCAGCGCGGCGTCGCGGCGGCGGACCTGCACGACGACGACGGCGACCACAGCGAGGCCGCGGCCGCCGCGAGCAACTACGAGGGCGGCAACGAGCAGGTCCGCACGCAGCTCATGCGGTCCTTCGGGTACTTCGAGACGGAGTCGAGCCACCACGCGAGCGAATACGTGCCGTACTTCCGCAAGGACCCGGAAACGGTGCTCGAGTACATCCCGGAGCGCTGGGACTACTTCGAGATCTGCCTCGCGCACGATGAGCAGGGCGACGTCGACCAGCAGCTCGAGAAGCTCAAGGCCGACCTGTCGCCGTCCGTCGAGTACGGCGCGAGCATCGTCAACGCGATCGTCACGGGCGTCCCCGCGGTGGTCTACGGCAACGTGCCGAACAACACCGGCGTGATCAGCAACCTCCCCGCGGAGGCCTGTGTCGAGGTCGCCTGCCTCGCCGACGGCAACGGCGTCACCCCGACCTCGTTCGGCGAGCTCCCCCCGCAGCTCGCGGCCCTCAACCGGACGAACACGAACGTGCAGACCCTTGCCGTCCGCGCGGCGCTGACCGGCGACGTCGAGCACGTGCACCACGCGGTGGCACTCGACCCGCTGACGGCCGCGCACCTGACGCTCGACCGCATCGCCGAGATGACCGACGAACTCCTGCACGCCCACGCGGCGCTGCTCCCGGAGTCGTTGCGTCCGGCGGACGCGGTCGCGGCACCACAGGAGACGACCGGCCTGGAGGCACGCCCCACCCCGGTCTGA
- a CDS encoding alpha/beta hydrolase fold domain-containing protein yields MTTTERTLDGPHGPLRIRVHTTDGPARAALVWSHGGGFMFGDLDMPESVQTARELAARGVTTVEVEYRLAPSDERPDGVHFPVPQDEVRHVLATVRGDASLDNGGRDWAIGGASAGASITASAALRLVADGEAPRQVLLAYPTVHAELPPLSDELAAAMVGVDPARRFAPEAVRQMNANHAHGAGDGVFAGGADLTGYPPTCIVDSERDDLRASGAAFAEELRAAGVAVSYAVEPGTFHGHLNDEGSAAAFRTIERFAAFLLAD; encoded by the coding sequence ATGACGACGACCGAACGCACCCTCGACGGACCCCACGGGCCGCTGCGCATCCGGGTCCACACCACCGACGGCCCCGCGCGCGCCGCACTCGTCTGGTCGCACGGTGGCGGGTTCATGTTCGGCGACCTCGACATGCCCGAGTCCGTGCAGACCGCCCGCGAGCTCGCTGCCCGCGGCGTCACGACCGTCGAGGTCGAGTACCGCCTCGCGCCGAGCGACGAGCGCCCCGACGGCGTGCACTTCCCGGTGCCGCAGGACGAGGTGCGGCACGTCCTCGCCACCGTCCGCGGCGATGCGTCCCTCGACAACGGGGGCCGGGACTGGGCGATCGGGGGAGCGAGCGCCGGGGCCTCGATCACGGCCTCCGCAGCGCTCCGGCTCGTCGCCGACGGCGAGGCCCCGAGGCAGGTCCTGCTCGCGTACCCGACCGTGCACGCCGAGCTGCCGCCGCTGTCCGACGAGCTCGCGGCGGCGATGGTCGGCGTCGACCCGGCACGACGCTTCGCTCCGGAGGCGGTGCGGCAGATGAACGCGAACCACGCCCACGGCGCCGGCGACGGGGTGTTCGCGGGCGGGGCGGACCTCACGGGGTACCCGCCGACCTGCATCGTCGACTCCGAGCGGGACGACCTGCGGGCGAGCGGTGCGGCGTTCGCAGAGGAGCTGCGGGCTGCGGGTGTCGCCGTGAGCTACGCGGTCGAGCCGGGGACGTTCCACGGGCACCTGAACGACGAGGGCAGCGCCGCGGCGTTCCGGACCATCGAGCGGTTCGCGGCGTTCCTGCTGGCGGACTGA
- a CDS encoding MFS transporter → MSVTSRPTAPARTAPPAPARLSDAWLALAGLSAVFLFEMLDNAVLTVALPTIGRELHASTVGLQWVTSAYSVVFGATMLLFGAVADRFGRRRVMLTGLVLLAVASAATALVHTPGELIAVRAVTGLAAAMTTPGSMALAFRLFDRQDLRIRALTVISTAGLVGYAVGPTAGGFALAVVPWQALLLVDVPVAVLAIVGIRAGIGADRPEDLHADRIDVAGAVLGTVTLVGALLTPTAFVEAGPAVGSAALVATIVAAGAFVWRERAAARPLLDLALLARPLVASGLAYKAAAGLAVSGLTYLTTLQLQYVWGWAPSAAAIAMLPMVVVLLVGGRFVGPFVERVGTGTAAWTSAAAVVAGLAVAAAGSRAGYAWIAVALVLVGAGMRVVGAVAGNDVLHGLPADRTSIGAALVDTSSEVATGAGTAVVGTVLAALVPGSITAGASSAARLADFQDGLTVSGVLLTALAAGIVVAGLLRSRSGRVAA, encoded by the coding sequence ATGTCCGTCACGTCCCGGCCCACGGCCCCCGCCCGCACGGCGCCCCCAGCCCCCGCCCGTCTCAGTGACGCCTGGCTCGCTCTCGCCGGCCTGTCCGCGGTGTTCCTGTTCGAGATGCTCGACAACGCCGTCCTCACCGTCGCGCTGCCCACCATCGGCCGTGAGCTCCACGCCTCCACCGTCGGCCTCCAGTGGGTGACCAGCGCGTACTCGGTCGTGTTCGGCGCCACGATGCTCCTCTTCGGCGCCGTCGCCGACCGCTTCGGCCGCCGCCGGGTGATGCTCACGGGCCTCGTCCTGCTCGCCGTCGCCAGCGCGGCCACCGCCCTCGTGCACACGCCGGGCGAACTCATCGCGGTCCGAGCGGTCACCGGCCTCGCCGCCGCCATGACCACCCCCGGCTCGATGGCTCTGGCGTTCCGGCTGTTCGACCGGCAGGACCTCCGCATCCGCGCCCTCACCGTCATCTCCACGGCGGGCCTCGTCGGCTACGCGGTCGGTCCCACCGCCGGCGGCTTCGCGCTCGCGGTCGTCCCCTGGCAGGCGCTGCTGCTCGTCGACGTCCCGGTCGCCGTGCTCGCGATCGTGGGCATCCGCGCCGGCATCGGCGCCGACCGCCCGGAGGACCTCCACGCCGACCGCATCGACGTCGCCGGGGCCGTCCTCGGCACCGTCACGCTCGTCGGTGCGCTCCTCACCCCGACGGCGTTCGTCGAAGCCGGGCCCGCCGTCGGCAGCGCAGCCCTCGTCGCCACGATCGTCGCCGCGGGGGCGTTCGTGTGGCGCGAGCGCGCGGCGGCCCGTCCGCTCCTCGACCTCGCCCTGCTCGCCCGCCCCCTGGTCGCGAGCGGCCTGGCGTACAAGGCCGCCGCTGGCCTCGCCGTGTCCGGCCTCACCTACCTGACGACCCTGCAGCTCCAGTACGTCTGGGGCTGGGCGCCCTCCGCCGCGGCGATCGCGATGCTGCCGATGGTCGTCGTCCTGCTCGTCGGCGGCCGGTTCGTCGGTCCGTTCGTCGAGCGGGTCGGCACCGGCACCGCCGCTTGGACGAGCGCCGCCGCCGTCGTCGCGGGCCTCGCCGTCGCCGCCGCCGGCAGCCGTGCCGGCTACGCCTGGATCGCCGTCGCCCTCGTCCTCGTCGGGGCGGGCATGCGGGTGGTCGGCGCGGTCGCCGGCAACGACGTCCTGCACGGCCTCCCGGCAGACCGCACGTCCATCGGCGCCGCCCTCGTCGACACGTCCAGCGAGGTCGCGACCGGCGCCGGCACGGCCGTCGTCGGGACGGTCCTCGCCGCGCTCGTCCCGGGGAGCATCACCGCCGGCGCCTCGTCGGCGGCCCGGCTCGCCGACTTCCAGGACGGACTCACCGTCTCAGGGGTCCTCCTGACGGCGCTCGCGGCAGGCATCGTCGTCGCCGGTCTGCTGCGGTCGCGCAGCGGCCGCGTCGCGGCGTGA
- a CDS encoding long-chain fatty acid--CoA ligase: MTDTQHSPRRSQATASVAAILAESARRFPDDVAVVVGDRRTTYAELWSQTLAYAGALRARGIREGSRVAMLVPNVEDFPRVYYATLALGAVVVPVHALLKRGEIEYVLRDADVSLLVCAAPLLGEGAAGAALAGVDVVTVLAPPAAGPDASAGAGADATAGPDAEAALDAPDRLEDLTQAAEPLDTYVPRDPFDTATILYTSGTTGHPKGAEGSHFALLEQANTNLLSTFDLHRGDVLLGALPLFHTFGQTCTMNTGFRVGATIVLLPKFDGDGALAAMVEHGTGVFMGVPTMYMALLDAATRTDARPPLRYAISGGASLPLAVLEKFQQVFDAPVHEGYGLTETSPVASFNHVGTTPRPGTIGTPVWGVDVEIADPETQDRIVMLPHGQIGELVIRGHNLMNGYLDRPEDTEAAIVDGWFRTGDLGTKDDDGYLTIVDRTKDMIIRNGYNVYPRQVEEVLARHPDVAMAAVFGTPHEQHGQEVEAAVVLRADATVTPQELIDMVAAEIAAYKYPRVVHVLDALPLGPSGKVLKRELVQQFSAKPAATTA; encoded by the coding sequence ATGACCGACACCCAGCACAGCCCCCGCCGTTCCCAGGCCACCGCCTCGGTCGCGGCGATCCTCGCCGAGTCGGCGCGCCGGTTCCCCGACGACGTCGCCGTGGTCGTCGGTGACCGACGCACCACCTACGCCGAGCTCTGGTCGCAGACGCTCGCGTACGCGGGCGCGCTCCGGGCGCGCGGGATCCGGGAGGGCTCGCGGGTCGCGATGCTCGTCCCGAACGTCGAGGACTTCCCCCGCGTCTACTACGCGACCCTCGCCCTCGGGGCCGTCGTCGTCCCGGTGCACGCGCTCCTGAAGCGCGGCGAGATCGAGTACGTGCTGCGGGACGCCGACGTCTCGCTGCTCGTGTGCGCGGCGCCGCTCCTCGGTGAGGGTGCGGCGGGCGCGGCGCTCGCCGGGGTCGACGTCGTCACGGTCCTGGCTCCGCCGGCCGCGGGGCCCGACGCGTCGGCAGGCGCCGGAGCCGACGCGACGGCCGGTCCCGACGCGGAGGCCGCTCTCGACGCGCCCGACCGGCTCGAGGACCTCACGCAGGCCGCCGAACCGCTCGACACCTACGTCCCCCGTGACCCGTTCGACACCGCCACGATCCTCTACACGAGCGGCACCACCGGCCACCCGAAGGGCGCCGAGGGCTCGCACTTCGCCCTGCTCGAGCAGGCGAACACGAACCTGCTCAGCACGTTCGACCTGCACCGCGGCGACGTCCTGCTCGGCGCGCTCCCGCTGTTCCACACGTTCGGGCAGACCTGCACGATGAACACGGGCTTCCGCGTCGGCGCGACGATCGTCCTGCTCCCGAAGTTCGACGGCGACGGCGCCCTCGCGGCGATGGTCGAGCACGGCACCGGCGTGTTCATGGGCGTGCCGACGATGTACATGGCGCTCCTCGACGCCGCCACCCGCACAGATGCCCGGCCCCCGCTGCGGTACGCGATCTCGGGTGGGGCGTCCCTGCCGCTCGCCGTGCTCGAGAAGTTCCAGCAGGTCTTCGACGCCCCGGTGCACGAGGGCTACGGCCTCACCGAGACCTCGCCGGTCGCGTCGTTCAACCACGTCGGGACGACACCGCGGCCCGGCACGATCGGCACCCCGGTGTGGGGCGTCGACGTGGAGATCGCCGACCCGGAGACGCAGGACCGCATCGTGATGCTCCCGCACGGGCAGATCGGTGAGCTCGTCATCCGCGGCCACAACCTCATGAACGGCTACCTCGACCGTCCGGAGGACACCGAGGCCGCGATCGTCGACGGCTGGTTCCGGACCGGTGACCTCGGCACGAAGGACGACGACGGCTACCTGACGATCGTCGACCGCACGAAGGACATGATCATCCGCAACGGGTACAACGTGTACCCGCGCCAGGTCGAGGAGGTCCTCGCCCGGCATCCCGACGTCGCGATGGCCGCCGTGTTCGGCACGCCGCACGAGCAGCACGGACAAGAGGTCGAGGCCGCGGTCGTGCTCCGCGCCGACGCGACGGTCACGCCGCAGGAGCTGATCGACATGGTGGCCGCGGAGATCGCCGCGTACAAGTACCCACGCGTGGTGCACGTGCTCGACGCGCTCCCGCTGGGGCCGAGCGGCAAGGTGCTCAAGCGCGAGCTCGTGCAGCAGTTCAGCGCGAAGCCCGCGGCGACGACCGCCTGA
- a CDS encoding helix-turn-helix transcriptional regulator, which produces MGSTAPGEGTPSFRRFRVETISENRSPEIDRTYGIVDGVGGALEAYRYVGAGDADVSMRGAEVEGTRSGRLDPRPDHIVFWIGDGTATIEDCTDGSTLTAEPGHPVVLSASVPYRFTADTRKITMLHLSDRILRQALARRDQVVHGPLVFGQQPDIASALGPLRAILRNRAAALTDEQVDGAHRDELNAEIAASVVDAFPLLGADPEEPSSAALRAAHWVHEHAADPIVLRDIAAAVGLSERGLQSAFRRRFDETPMERLRAERLDGARTDLRFAEPGTHVRDVARRWRFGHFGRFAANYAERFGEAPSETLRRARGDRGDGTPSERRP; this is translated from the coding sequence ATGGGATCCACGGCACCGGGGGAGGGCACCCCGTCCTTCCGTCGCTTCCGTGTCGAGACCATCAGCGAGAACCGCAGCCCCGAGATCGACCGCACCTACGGGATCGTGGACGGCGTCGGCGGCGCGCTCGAGGCCTACCGGTACGTGGGAGCCGGTGACGCCGACGTGTCGATGCGCGGCGCCGAGGTCGAGGGCACCCGCTCGGGCCGGCTCGACCCCCGCCCGGACCACATCGTCTTCTGGATCGGCGACGGCACCGCCACCATCGAGGACTGCACGGACGGCTCGACCCTCACGGCCGAGCCCGGGCACCCCGTGGTGCTCTCGGCCTCCGTGCCCTACCGGTTCACCGCGGACACCCGCAAGATCACCATGCTGCACCTGTCCGACCGGATCCTCCGGCAGGCCCTCGCCCGGCGGGACCAGGTCGTGCACGGCCCACTCGTGTTCGGCCAGCAGCCGGACATCGCGTCCGCGCTCGGACCCCTCCGCGCGATCCTCCGCAACCGCGCCGCCGCGCTGACCGATGAACAGGTCGACGGCGCACACCGCGACGAACTCAACGCCGAGATCGCCGCGTCGGTCGTCGACGCGTTCCCGCTGCTCGGCGCGGACCCGGAGGAGCCGTCCTCGGCAGCGCTCCGCGCCGCCCACTGGGTGCACGAGCACGCCGCGGACCCGATCGTCCTCCGCGACATCGCGGCAGCGGTCGGGCTGAGCGAACGCGGGCTGCAGAGCGCGTTCCGCCGCCGGTTCGACGAGACCCCGATGGAACGGCTGCGTGCCGAGCGGCTCGACGGCGCCCGCACCGACCTCCGCTTCGCCGAGCCGGGGACGCACGTCCGCGACGTCGCCCGACGGTGGCGCTTCGGCCACTTCGGCCGCTTCGCCGCGAACTACGCGGAGCGGTTCGGCGAGGCGCCGAGCGAGACGCTGCGACGCGCCCGTGGGGACCGCGGCGACGGAACGCCGTCCGAGCGGCGGCCGTAG
- a CDS encoding response regulator produces the protein MTPPVRVLVVDDDAGARALHVRWVAATEGFEVVGAAASGSAALAHVEHGVDLVLLDMRLPDISGVEVLHRMRLAGVEATDVLVVSSSRDQVTVRQALAAHPVGYLMKPFDREALQDRLRAYAAERRGRETPQRAVPMGQGDVDRLLATGSVRVPVPARGAAAHTGQALPKGVSAPTLERVVAALDPAVARSADEVAAATGTSRATARRYLDHLVATGAIDLAHRYGRRGRPQVLYRLAPVP, from the coding sequence GTGACGCCGCCGGTCCGCGTGCTCGTCGTCGACGACGACGCCGGTGCCCGCGCGCTGCACGTGCGGTGGGTCGCCGCGACCGAGGGGTTCGAGGTGGTCGGTGCCGCAGCGTCCGGCAGCGCCGCGCTCGCCCACGTCGAGCACGGCGTCGACCTGGTGCTCCTCGACATGCGCCTGCCCGACATCAGCGGTGTCGAGGTCCTGCACCGCATGCGCCTCGCGGGTGTCGAGGCCACCGACGTCCTGGTCGTGAGCTCGTCGCGCGACCAGGTCACCGTCCGACAGGCACTCGCCGCGCACCCGGTCGGCTACCTCATGAAGCCGTTCGACCGCGAAGCGCTGCAGGACCGGCTCCGTGCGTACGCCGCCGAGCGTCGCGGACGGGAGACCCCGCAGCGCGCCGTGCCGATGGGGCAGGGCGACGTCGACCGGCTGCTCGCCACCGGTTCGGTGCGGGTACCCGTACCCGCGCGGGGCGCTGCGGCGCACACAGGTCAGGCGCTGCCCAAGGGCGTGAGCGCGCCGACGCTCGAACGGGTCGTCGCGGCGCTCGACCCCGCGGTCGCCCGGTCGGCCGACGAGGTCGCGGCAGCCACTGGGACGTCGCGGGCGACGGCGCGGCGGTACCTCGACCACCTGGTCGCGACGGGCGCGATCGACCTCGCGCACCGCTACGGTCGGCGGGGACGCCCGCAGGTGCTCTACCGGCTGGCACCGGTGCCCTGA